TCATAcgaactaaaataaaaaagatttatatCATTACTTTTCAATTGTTAGCTCAGTCATTGGGACATTTGTTCCTACCTGGCTACAATGCAACGGATGCTTATGATGTTGTTTCCATTGGTGATATAAAATTAGAAACACCATTTCTGTCTGAAACAATATTTATGacaccattttgtttttctttacaatAATCCAAGAAAACGTGAAAGCcaacataattataaaattaatgtgttGATAAATCAACTGTACGTTATCATTTGTGCCTTGCTTATGAAGCCCAGTATTACTGCATACATTTGGAGTATTTTGAAATGCCATATCTACAAATATTTgggattttatcaaaaataataccttttttttctttcatactaTTTAATACTTTATTCTGACAATACTATATACTTTTGTgtaaactaaaaaatttaaataatatgtgTTGTAAACATCtataaacatttgagccgcgccatgggaaaaccaacatagtgagtttgcgaccagcatggatacacaccagcctgcgcatctgcgcagtctagtcaggatccatactgttcgctaacggtttctctaactgcaataggctttgaaagccaacaggtgtggcaattggtctgctgatgcgtcaagtgtggtgtgctgtgtgttgtgtgcttgtcaccttccgctttccgcctccaccgctggctagctttctggtgaaaaaggagccgagtgcgtaagtcttccctgccagtacacagcctctctgcagacaagcccttttgcagtgcctccgagaTGGcaccacacggtaactgagcaccttgcgacctcaggcagaactgcaggggactcggaggaggtctgcccccagacatgtggcataccaggcccaccggtgtgtggacacgccctgatgcctatgaacagacccccagctatgggacaaacagctcctgtgttcccaggatagggttttaactcggaactaagggtgaggtaaccccgaaagaaacctagagagttgaagacagaggtgctgggccattggcactctctaaacgaaccacagcaccatgtaATGTCGCTGTGTCTACACAGTCATCCGgttgcgaacgacaagaagaagaagaaagccAACAGCATgtattctgaccagactgcgtagatgtgcaggctggtctgggtccatgctggtcgcaaagccactatgttggttttcgcatggcacggctcagttataataacttaaaacttttaaattgttttaaatacttaGATCGTGTACTACTAGTAGTGACTGGTGTTGCGGTGAACCTGTGGATGCATATCTAATTTATATAACGAAGAAAAGTAATAATAACTGTATtataatacagtcaaacctgtggaAAACACAACCTATATCACGTGTAAAAGTCCATCTCCATTATCataattaaaattataatttattaggttcttttgatatttcagtattattttcgttaaaaacaaatataaattatttaacataaaaaattgtttttaattgttcAAATGGTGTCCTGTATACACAGTTTTGACTGTatttatttaatgattatatttttgaaattataccaACTTTTGCAGAAATAATCAACAATGGCTTCCAAATTAACATGTAAATGCCTGACACACGAGGAGTTTTCAGAGGggaaaaaatatcagatttttaagCACACagccaaaaatataaaaaagcagaCATACGAAAAAATGATGGAAATGGAAATTCACACGAAAAAGGAAAGTAGTGTCTGCGCTACAATGTGCCTCTTTTGTTGAAAATCTTCCTTCAGaggtaaatatatcaaaaaacctAAAATTCAAAACTCTTGTGTAGAAAAATTTAAAGATTCGTCGATAATTTTGGAAGAAGTGAATGTTTTATGTGAATGTATAgggaaatatataaatgatatcattttaaatgatttgaacaattacaaatttctatacagaaataacaggtattttttgaaaaaatgtcttGCACAACTTCTGCAAATGGGACACCTATTGATTATAATATTGGTGAAATCTATGTGTAAcataaaagaaaattcaaaagatatagacGGTACTTTAGTACAGATAATTGAACTTATTTACTTCCTTTCCAACGATGCTCTTGTGACAGCTTTCATTTTTGCACAAAATTTACTTGTGTATTTTCTAACTGGTTCGAGGCAAGTATGTGACTTTTAGAATAAATATGCTCCGTCTGGATGCTATAAAACTATACGTACATGGTTAGATACAAGAGCATCAATAGACGTTACGATACCAGAAGGTGATATTATGACTCAAAGTACTCAGCTAACGTTATTACTAcaactatattatatatattatacctcATCCAGTTTCTAATTTACAAATGAATGTTCAGCTCAACCCCTTCCGCTGGTTAAATTTTAACGATGTcaacattttaaatgtaatagAACATGAAAACAATTTATACGAACAGTTCTTCAATAAGTATAGGCAGTCTTTTTTTCAAACCATTATAGATATATTGATACCTAGTTTGGACGAAAATATGCAGGACAATGTCGACAAAGCAGaatacaatgatatatctttgaaTTCTTGTATAAAAGAAAAAGTTGTATTTTACAATGTTAACAATATATGTTATGAAAAAGAATCTGTGCCCTACGATCCgtacaactttttaaaaaacggaaaaatttcaaaaccaaaattAGTTGTTGGCGAACCTATTCCGGAAAATCCATGTAGCTATGTATCTGTTGAAAAGGTATTAGAAAATATAACTGCTAATAAAGGAAGAAGAGACTGGATAATTGTAGGCTGTGATGGTTCAACTTATATATTAGcataaaaaattattgaaaattatattgtatgtcCAGAATGTAACGATACCTTAAAAAGCAAGGAACAATTTGACATACACTGTGAATCGTTACACAATACACCTTTTGAccgtaagaaaaataaaaaaaattaagaacatTCTGTTGTTACCTGGACTTGGCCATTTTGAAATTAACATGGTCAAATCTATGTTTAAACTTTTATGGCCAGTGTGTTTTAAAGATATAGCAAACATTCTTGGATTCAGAAGCGTAAGGGCATTAACACATTGTCAATCATCACCAATCTTGGCAAATTTTACAGATTCTGTTGCAAGGAACTTCTATGGAATAAATTCACTCTTATGTAAAATACTgcataaaaaacaacatgaaatatacGGCAGCAGGGTATTTTGAATACACAAAAAAAGTGAATGATCCATGTTATATATTCAtgtgtatttcaatatttacttATGTATTTGCCGTAAATTTATATCGCTGTGCTATGAGAAGAAACAATCCTACAGTTTTGTCAGCAGCAAAATTCAAAGCTTCACCACTGTATTATGGTCTGAACATGACGAACTACGAGGAAATAGAATACAGAACCCGTGTCACCAGAGCACTAGCACCAGAACCTGTAAAAGAATATATTAACGACAATTTCAGTATCTGGTATGTATTAAatgttaattataaaatattgtagtATGTTctgttaaagccctgctccgcggctattcaaattatattgtgtgtatgcaaccatgATTATAATAgataacagttaacggccacgcgccacacttaagcacgcaaaaccacatgtattttatataaaatagactctattttgacaggcgtcactgttcatagtcaggattttcatgctttttcagtgacaatttgaggtataaaggtaggactggagcaggtcctTAAGATAGTGCACCTTAAATGACATTCCGCAATTTAAGTAATATCCTTGcgcaatttttctttttttatgtggACAAAAATCATCAGTACTTGCTTTAATATAGAACCTAATCTCGTTTCTTGCAAACGGTTTGTCATTTCACTATTTTATAAGggaatacaaatacaaaatatgatatattataggTCATGAAAGTAAATGCGAATCGGGTGACTTTATCCTAGAAGCATAAAGAGATGGATGCCACCAGGCATTCTAAACATTGATAGGTGGCAACGTGTTTGTAGAAATCTAGACAGAGTGCAGAAGGTAAACTGAATAATAGCAATTGCAAATTTTAAGCCAGATTTATCCTATATTCAGTTAAAAGAGCGCATGTGTTGTGATTTCGACGATGAAGTTCAACAAGATATGGACAGTAATTgcagaaaaactgacctaaacgaGGAATTTTTTACTGGAGGAAATGCCTTCGttccaaaaaaatatttagaaaatccCTTTGAACAAAGGAATCATACATCAGTTTCTGGCAAAATACTTGATAATGAACATGTTAACTTTTCAAATAAGTGCAGAGtgaatcaaaacaatattttaaacatagaaaGACATAAATTGCAAACCTTTTTCATACTTCCCCTCAACAACGAGTTAAATATAttaaggaaatttttttttattttttaaaataagttaaGGGTTTTTTAGTGCAACCTCAGTAGAGCAACACAcattgggagatacaaatattgccTGTTTTCATGATGTTGCAGGGAATTTATTTCTTAAGATAGGGCGGCTCTgaagaggttgtactgtatataatatatgaatatacatatgattttttttaacatgttaatCCAAAAACATGTGCCCCCATATATTAAAGATAACAGATGTTAAACACTTAAGCTTTGCTAATTTTCCTTATGCCTCAATATCTagtatgaaaaaatgtttaaaggccCGCTACAGTTTTTTTCCGGGCGGGGCGGGGATTACCCCAACACCGGCCCTTTGGTTGTGTTTTTTAACGATGTACTCATTGCAGATTGGAGCGGGCCCTTTTGCCatcccggaagtgattatctaatttCCCCTACGGCAAAAATTGCAAATATTGTATTTCGCATCATTTAAAGGGCCATTACTAAGGGAAGTATTAATTTTTTCATAGAAAAAGTAAGCACTTTGATACTTCCTCAGACAGacagaattaaatgaattaaggcaggttttaaattttaaaataagtagGTTGGAACCCCAAAGAAACATGATGTCATATTGCTGTTTTAATTTCATGAATGGTCAGAAGGGCGCTCTGCAGGTTCTTATTTAATAttaattcataatttcattagaaaaatattgacatatatggatttattttcaatattaaaacattttccaaTATCATTTtccaattaaatgaaattaaattttcgtggttatttaaaagaaattaaaaatgggTTGACGCTTCTCCTTATTAATGTGGACctttattgtattatataatgtataataaatatactgactaaaggttagggtaagtatcaccatggttacaaaatatatacattttaagtacttttagttcaaattgcttcaatccgacatgtactggagtctgtaatttataccggcgctccaactctgcattgagtcacagctgtttctaatctcgtaccgtacccataccgtacatccgtattcgtaaactataggtgtTGTTCGGAGAactcatcgttctatgacatcaaaatgcttcagaaacaccttaaaatccgcttattaagaaatctgccgtttgataatttgatatatctctaagtcatttgctcaaacactgaaagagtatttcgtaccaacctgcgttgtataaatgcccgccacaccccacctcgttgtaatttgattaaaGCAAAATCTAacatggtgacctatcaattttctttttgttttagattaggtagacataatcaaaggtatgtgcagagtttgattaaattctattgtgtgaaactcgataaaatagcagaagtaccaacttaaaattgacaaaaatatgcaaaaaaaagcccatgggtctgctgaacaagtattcctttctttacaaaatcattttcttttgatttctctgagcatgtttcaaatatatatagttttccgttataaaaatgcttagatatcaaatttttGCTGATAATcgactttactgaaatatattttaggattatagaaatatgaaaaattttaaaaatagcaccatatctaggggcaaattaaattgaaacaaagctggtgacctagtatttttatttcatttttcaatacacataataacatgatcttttaatacaaaatatttcatcaaaatctattattgagaaaaaaattacgaaactgtagtgAGCGTccttaattataaaatattgtagtATGTTTTGTTAAAGTAATGCATCTGAAAATACTGTCCGCAATAATATGGTCACATTATTACATAATATCTGCTATAAGGTGTACTTATACTTCTTGACTCAATGTGTaatgggcgtatattgccctgcttagCGGTGCTCTTGTTCGGGTTATGAGTATAGTATTGGAACACTTTGTCAGGTTCGTAAATGTTTGCTGTAGCTTAAAAATAAGATAGTAGGTCAAATGGTCAAAATGTACTTATAAAGTTATGAAATCCAATGTACATCATTAACAGATAATTTTAGGTAGTATCTAAATATTATGGAGGCGTGTAGCATTTTGGTGTAGTAAATCAACCAAGTCTAGTCATCATTTTTTAACAGAGATTTTTTTAAACGACCCAAACTTTTAACTCATGACACCTTTTTTGCATGCTAATGCATCAGCTgcataataaacatatacatgctGTCTATATTTACAAAACTTATTTGACTTAATAATTTCAGACCTATCAGAggatattttaagtttgaagaatAAGTTGAATAATCTCGATAGAAGTATAGCAGCTGTTGAGAATACATTGTATCACATCCTGAGATTGCCAGACTTTTTGGATTATCGTTACGAAATAAGGGACATATATGAaacaatagaaaatataaaaaaaaacttagaatGCTATTAACAAGGCAAATATAAGAATTATACTCATTCATATAGCTGCTCTGTACtggaaaacaatatataatgGAAGGCTTATTAACAGAACATgtaaaaaatcttgaaaagatATGTCGCATTTGTggtaaaaatattaagaatgtgaAGTCTACTTCCAAATACAAGAAAGTGATGTTTAAAGAAGATCTTTGCAAACTTTATGGCATATATGTTGACAATGATTTAGACGAAGTTCATCCTAGATTTATTTGCAAAAATGATGCTCGTAAACTGTATTGTGTACGTAGCCACTCAGAAGAGACAAGTGACACTACATGTTCAAAACAAGTTGCAAAACTGTTTTTACCTCATGATCAGAATTGTGAATTATGTTTTCCACACAGGAGTGGAAGACCATGGCTTTTAAAGTCAAAATCTGTTAAAAAGAAAACAGCCACAGTTACATTAGTACCTCCACAAGCAACAGGACACAACCAAAGTGCCCTAAACCCCTCAGTGTCACTACAACCAGATCAGGAGTCTGACacttttttgaaatacagtacaGATAAAAAATTTCATGGAGAAACTTCTTCTGGTGAAGGGTCTTCAGTTTTCTTTTACTGACCCAAATTAAGAAAGCAGTCTCTGGTATGAACAAAAATGACACAGAATCATTGTGGAAGGGTCTTGTGGATTCTCTGCCTAAAGATGAGTTACAAACACTTTGCGTTTTCTTTGGGATAGCCTAATGCGAAGTTTAGAGTCTCGATCTTTTTTCCCTAATGTAAAAAGATTGGAAActctttcaatttttgtttttacatggtTAAAAAAGacaagaatgaatgaatgaatattgGGGTTTTACGGCAAAATCACAACAAAAGgcatttttcccaaaaattttaaagggattactttaaatttgaaagcataaataaaacctttgaagaaaacgaaaatacaaaaagtgaaaaaatcaaatgcaaactttaaaaagttaaaagcggtgtaaaaaacaaataagttaaattttttatgatatatacctatttctttcaaaaacgcaaattttgtcggctgaaatttgctcacACTCTTTGGAGATTCAACTTTATAAATGATTGCGCTGGGGATCGAAGTCTATACGtcgtttaaaaatatgtttaatagaaaaatggttttgaCGGGTTAAAAACATTCAGGCGATCTTCTTTGTTCACAAATCAATAAATAAACCGGTAGCCCTTTCACAACGAAAAGAACAATTTTCTTCCTGCGAACAATCTATTTCCcgggtgccattcacctaaagtaggtttaatttcacgaagtttttAACAAGCATTTTTCCatggactgccatttagttaaaaattatttgttcattttgaccTAAAATCATATAGGTTATTTCAATTTAATCGTTTAATAAAGTGTTTTCTTTGCTGGGGAAACAGCATCCCATTTCCATAATACCAACATGCTGGGAATCCAGCGAAtagatggatttttttttaaaaaaattcatgaaccttgacaagaatattttgaataaaggATTTTTCTGTAGAGGGTTTTGTGTATTGATTTTACAGAAAGGATgggaaaatgaaaaattttttcccttcttatattcttaaaaaaaaaatttaaagggggtcAAACAAAGTTTTTTGCCTCGACTGAAAAATTTTTAGCGTTATTTGGAAAACGAATTTTGGGATTGATGCGACTAACGGGGGCACACCCAACCCTTTGAACATCTTTAAAACCATCtgtaaaaatggaaaatgtttttgaaagtcgatttaatttcattttttttttggcaaaatttttcggggtttttttttcagactttttcaaggcggttttctttcaaaaaaaactttgaaacaaaGAGTCCATGGGGGTGTTTCaaactaagtttttttttatatctcaaATTCAAATCATTTCCTTCTAAATTG
The sequence above is a segment of the Mercenaria mercenaria strain notata chromosome 3, MADL_Memer_1, whole genome shotgun sequence genome. Coding sequences within it:
- the LOC128555907 gene encoding uncharacterized protein LOC128555907 — protein: MEGLLTEHVKNLEKICRICGKNIKNVKSTSKYKKVMFKEDLCKLYGIYVDNDLDEVHPRFICKNDARKLYCVRSHSEETSDTTCSKQVAKLFLPHDQNCELCFPHRSGRPWLLKSKSVKKKTATVTLVPPQATGHNQSALNPSVSLQPDQESDTFLKYSTDKKFHGETSSGEGSSVFFY